ATTCCTGGTTCTGCTCACGTGGGTTGTCATGGCCGCAATGCTCTCCATGCCGCCGTGAGAAACGGGAATCCAGGTAAGAATTGCATACTAGGCTGTCTGACGAGTCATTAATAATTACTCCATTATTCGTTAAAATGACCGCAGGTAGGTGATTCTTGCATATATCATTAAATTTGTTTTCAGTTATTGCTAAAGAGTTAGTGGAGAAGCGTCCAGGGCTGGCTAGAGAATTCGACGATGAAATGGATACTCCAATGCATCATGCCGCAATGTGGGGTAAAACCCATGTTCTCGGAGCATTGCTGCAGTATGATTGGTCTTTGGGGTATGTCCTAAGTAATAATAAGGACAGTGTTCCGCTCCTTAATTCCGCCGCATACCGTGGCTATGTTAGTGTTGCTAGAGAGCTTGTTCATCATTGTCCAGATGCTCCGTATTACGACGCTAATGGTTGCACATGTCTCCATCAAGCCGCGTTCAAAGGTCATCTGGAGTTCGTGGAATTTATCCTAGAGTCGCCGTATCTTGGGAAACTCGTCAACATGCGAGATAACGGCGGGAACACTGCTCTGCATTACGCGGTGCAGAATTGCAACCCAAGAATTGTTGCCGCTCTTTTGTCCCATGGAGACACGGACGTCACGGTACTTAACTACACGGGAAACGAAGCAGTTTGGCAATTAGGGGGAGCCGCCGATTATGCCAAGACATTAAATTGGGTACGTCCTTAATTACTCATACCGTGCACCTCTACTTAATTTACTTGATGAAGCATGGACATATATAgcccgtgtttagttcacccccaactaccCCAAACCTCCAACTTTCCaccacatcacatcacatccaaaactttcctatacacataagCTTCCAAcctttttttcttaaacttccaaattttcccaaacttccaacttttttcaggaactaaacacagccatattgCGCTTTTACACAACTTACCATGCATTACATGGACTGTTACTATTGTTACTAtaagtattaaaaaataatcacataATAAATTTACATATCAttcatatctatctattatatactaaaagtccattaaacttgctACAAACGTTCTTAAATcaccacgtggcactcctaAAAATGCTTTCAAGCTGCCATATGGCACAGTCTAATCTCACcatcgaattttaattaattaattggtggaACCATTATTTTTACAgatatcttaactaattaaaagattaatATTTTTCCGTTCATCTATCCCTCTATTTGTCCGTCCCTCAAATCCCAATCCGATTTTGATTTTGTTTCCATCGTCCGTCCATCCGTGaaaaaagtgtgaaaaaaattcaaatctgTCCGATTCCACAAAAGAAGGAAACAAACTCAGGTGAAGTTTTTGTCCGCAACATCCGAGTaacacatctatctatctatctattatatactaaaagtccattaaacttcctacaaatactcttaaaccaccacgtggcactcctaAAAATGCTCTCAAGCCACCATATGGCACagtctaatctcaccgttgaaTTTCAATTAAATTGGTGGAACCCATTATTTTACAGACTAGATTAGATTtatatcttaactaattaaaagattagtATTTTTCCATTCGTCATCCCCTCTATTCGTCCGTATTTTCGCCCATCCCTCAAATCCCAATCCGATTTCGATTTTGTTTCCGTCGTCCGTCCGTGaaaaaagtgtgaaaaaaaaatcaaatctttcCGATTCCACAAAAGAAGGAAACAAACTCGGGCGAAGTTTTCGTCCGCAACATCCGAGTTGAGAGTCCaacacaaagaaaaataaatcatcCAGAGTGCACATCAACAACCTAATGCCCGAGCGATCCAACGAAACTTCATCGCAAACATAGATACAAAATCCAATAGGACAATCTagcaaaagagaaaacaaaataaaaacttcACTGAAAGCCGATGACGCCGACGTTGCCGCTGGATTCACTGCCGTTGTCGTAGCCGTCGGACAGCTTTTTTGGAGGGACCTTGGCTAAGCTCTTGTCTAATCTTGCATTCGGGAGGCCGTTATAGTATAGGTAGGGGCCATGAGTGTACTGTGGGCTACCTAGATAATCTACCCATGTGTGTGTTGAATTTTAGAGCTAGCGAATATTACTAGCCATGTGTGATTTCCATGAGGGGACGAGTGTACTGTTCTGCCTCAAGGCATGGGCGTCTAAGTTTGTCCAATACAATgatattgtgccacgtggtggggtCCATTCGATGTTCGTCACTACGGCgctaagtttaaggcgtgggcccgccacttaacggttctagtcatattccaagtatgcctaggatgggtgaacacgtatcgtgctcatgcaaggttagaCAATGCTTAATGTAAAAACTTTGTTGTGACCTCTTAGACCTACTCAATGTCTAGAGTATGGTGGTATCGACGGGTACCGAACAAACTAGAGCAATTCACATCAtatgggtaaagttgtacaaactctgcagagttcaaaaaactaatcgattagccgtgctcacggtcatgagcgaCATGATGGTGTGCTATGGGTATAATCTTGTGTTTTCTAAATGCTTTTGGAACTAAATGttttgagaatgatgatgaGATTGTTATATATGTGGTATGATTGCCTTACTTCCGGATTGGTAAGGGAATGATGCTTATCTATTTATGCTGAGCATGCCATGATTATTATGCTTTACATATTGTTTAAATGTTTTACTTAAACTACATTGCAAATGGTTTGTGAACTAAAATTTGCTTTATACTAAAAATTGAGACCACAAATAGCTTTCCTTTGACTTAGAGCTTTCATGTATGTAGGCTTGATAGTGgtcttgccagtacattaattTGAACTGAGTCTTGCCACGTTTTGTCTAATATGTTTTGCAGGAAATAGACAGTATaatttgagtgatgcgggttttGACTTCTTCTAGGatttgaacttaatggggtaaacccctagtcggtgtgcttgtgttgggtagtcaagcttccgctattttctgatatatttatatttggcCGGTCAGCCCATGTATCTATTATGTAGTTGTAATTTGAGATCTCTTTTGTCTTAGGGGCATTTGCATGTATTTGCTATGTATAActatgcttaagatgaaagtgtgaatctagtgcacatcctaggaactagattcacatgagtatgagttaagaatatttgagatgttgtagatctttagccatcttgtcaagtctcctgaatgtgtaacacatctggtcactgccttcgagtggtttgacgggcacatcttaGGCTAAAATTGACTGGAAGGCTAAAGGCCCaacaatgtctccaatattcttctctcAAGGCGTCGGatattttattatgtttgtttgatgacttgaattattcatcTCATccctcaaatataatggaaggtccggagagcctacgacaaCAGAGATCAACATTATTCATCTTCCTCACATTCTTTTTCCCAACAATTCCACTTTCATCACTTGTACagtatttaacatatacttatccATAAATCTTGCAGCAAAACGTGGGGTAtcacctatttttttaattgatacCGACATTGACTTTGGCAtgacgtttgatcattcgtcttataaaaatttattttttttaaaaaaaatatttgtattttattCTTACTTGTTTTATAGTGAAATAAATTTATGACTATATTTGTActgaatttttaaataagacaaatagttAAACGTTATTTcaaaagtcaatagcgtcatttattgaaaaaaagaagataatatTATTTTGGCACTGAATTATCTGGTAATTAAATTCGTAATGCCAACCTACTTTAGGGAAAAAGATCATTTTTTGGTTCACAACATAAAATGAAATAATCATGCATAGCATTAGTTGAGTTCCGAACGCCAACAATACACtattgttgttgatgatgcTTTAGCTAGGGATCAAGTTGAATGTAGCAGCAAAATTTCCGATTTTATTATTGAGAGATCGGATCGGAAGGACAGCGATGACTTGACCCAGaaagggaaaagagagaaaaatatacCAGCTCCATGACGATGACTTACCCAGAAAGATCACTTGACCTAGCATATATATGTGCAGCTGGTGCATTGCATCTTTCCCAGCTCCGATCGATCGAATCAAGGTGATCATCTTCGTCTCTctgatcatcgatcgatcgagctccaATTGCGATCAGCAAGCAGGTACATTCTTGATTCTGGCCTGCGTACAATCGGCTGTCTGGACTGTGTTCTCATACTCACTTGTTTGATTCTGCAGGGTATACCGTACTGACGGATCTTCATTCTTCCTCTTCAATATAGTCTTCCGTCCAGCAGGTGAGCAAGCATCTGCATGAACTAATTAATAGTACGACATTCAGTTTGTTTCATGTTCACTTCTTTGGACGATTGTGTTCAATGGTTATAATTAAGAGAAATTTTACATTCTTTGGGAAAGTACCTACAGATAGTTAAAAATTTTGGTATCGATAACTtcttaataataataaaattacccTATAACCAATCTGATGTGTTTATTAGACAGCTGCAACCATGCATGTTCTAGGAAATTAAGAGCCCATTTACTGTACTTGATTGATCGATCCTTCATACTGTAGAGGCGGTAAGATATGGTACAGTAAATCCTATGCCTTGAATATTCAAGTTTTTTATGACGGAAATACATTTTTCACCTTTGAATTAATATGTCATAtataggagaaaagaaaaaaaagtcaacactCACAATTGCCATTCCTAACTCCtaaccatgcatatgcatactaGCAAGAAATTAAGGCTCCAATGGCAATAACCTAGCTGTGTTTTTAGGGACCTACACATTATTTTAATTCTCAATTTTACAATatgtttaactaaatttaaataaattcatATATTTGGGCGTCACGAAATTTATGCTGTAGATTTAAgaacatgtacatatatactgCCTTTTTTGAtctatatattgtgatgcattTATTCGAGATTAATTTCACATTCAGGCAGTTCAATTacgattcgtttttttttattcaggGTGTGAAATATAATTGGTAcattatattttaaatgtgtaaCATCAAATCGTTTTGATAATTACTCCACTTGCCTTATGAAAGACGCTCCGTAGTACTTTTTACTGGCActtgtaaaataaaatcattaatttattttcttattatGAGGTCTTACCTGAGTAGTATTAGATTTGTACCAACCATTATATCAAAGTccaatgaatggtcaaacaaacTTGGAGCACCTTAAAGAAATTAGGAACTACAACTTGCTGATGATGATTCAGTTGGTCGAATACATGCACGTCAACTGTGTGTTAAGCTCACAAGTTGCTTCAGATATAATATAAACCAATGGATGTATAGTAGTTATTAATGGATACTCAAATTGAAGTAAACAACAGGATACAAAATGGTTATGCCATCTCATTGGGGTATAATCATGTTTCTCTTCTGACCCAAGCAGCCAAGCACTTAGCTTCGCTACTGCAGAACAGGCCATTAGTTAGTTCCAGGAAAGGGTGAAAATGGGATGGGTATTTCCCAACCACCCGCCCGACCCAAGACTCAATGAAAGAATATGGGAGAAAAATAGAATATCCTCTACTATCCGAGTTCGAATCcgaatctataaaaaaaagtatgagaTTGGATACATGAAAACTTGTATCTGCTTGTATGTCATACATCTTATAAACTTGTATCTTATACACCTTGGGCCTCCCTGTCCAGGCCCGGCTGCCTCTCTGCTCTTCGCCCTTGCCTCCCTGCTCGGCACCTTCCTTCACCGGCACTCCATCAAGGCGCCTACTCCCGCTCAGCAGTGCCGGCGTCTGCTACTTCCTGTGGATTGTGGAATGTGTGGCTGTGAGAGGTGCGACCATGGTGAGGTGCGAGAAGCTACCCAGCACCACCGCATGGTAGTTGTTCCTGGATATCTCAGTTTCATTCTCTATCACACAGTTGAAATTTGGTGCAAAGCTGTCTTCTTCCTTGTTTATTGCTACTTAAGTCACTGATCTTCAATTCAGGAGGATGAATTACAATTTAGAGGCATGGACAACTTAACTATATCTTTATTATCAGTCAACAATAATATCCCAATGCATGTTTTGAATTCTGAAATCACTGAAAAACGCAGGACATATACTTGCTTTCTAGTAGTAAGAGAAGCTTATATACTtttaatctctatctctactattataaaaattaaaaatgtttttgccggtactttggtacgttatccgtgtacgagtcggtttttaatttcgtttgcttttggaaatgcATTTCCgcatttgagtcggtttttaagtccgtttacttttagaaatacagaagaagtcgtataagaaatctctttaaaaaactcgcatgcaaACTTTTAGAAATACGATTGGACTCCTAACTGCACCTCatgattctctctctctctctctctctctctctctctatatatatatatatatatatatatatatatatatatatatatatatatatggggcaccatggtatgaaatacacaaatttacttaaatttttcaaaattttgaaattgcGAGTATACACCTAATTATaagaattcgattcatacctatacctatcaacaaaacaacttaaatttaactttatttcacaatccatgattacatacctaactaattatatatttgGATACTATATActtagaatcaaaatctaacaaaaacaagttcaaattcagttcaaacttgctttg
The nucleotide sequence above comes from Oryza glaberrima chromosome 11, OglaRS2, whole genome shotgun sequence. Encoded proteins:
- the LOC127753668 gene encoding uncharacterized protein LOC127753668 → MDGRLFEAAKSGDCRLMKELVAAMDPSILLRTTPQGNTCLHISTINGHEEFCQEVLMLDNSLLTVANSHGETPLLTAVTNGRTALASVLLRRCCEAGLREAIFKQDENGCNALHYAIRNGHRDLALELIAAEAGLSQGVNKYRESPMYIAVMRDFTDIFRKLLGIPGSAHVGCHGRNALHAAVRNGNPVIAKELVEKRPGLAREFDDEMDTPMHHAAMWGKTHVLGALLQYDWSLGYVLSNNKDSVPLLNSAAYRGYVSVARELVHHCPDAPYYDANGCTCLHQAAFKGHLEFVEFILESPYLGKLVNMRDNGGNTALHYAVQNCNPRIVAALLSHGDTDVTVLNYTGNEAVWQLGGAADYAKTLNWVRP
- the LOC127755653 gene encoding uncharacterized protein LOC127755653 is translated as MEGPESLRQQRSTLFIFLTFFFPTIPLSSLLVHCIFPSSDRSNQGDHLRLSDHRSIELQLRSASRVYRTDGSSFFLFNIVFRPAGPAASLLFALASLLGTFLHRHSIKAPTPAQQCRRLLLPVDCGMCGCERCDHGEVREATQHHRMVVVPGYLSFILYHTVEIWCKAVFFLVYCYLSH